In a genomic window of Schistocerca gregaria isolate iqSchGreg1 chromosome 5, iqSchGreg1.2, whole genome shotgun sequence:
- the LOC126273138 gene encoding ejaculatory bulb-specific protein 3-like, which produces MKASLVLVAALAVVAVAAAEEKFTTKYDNVDLDEILGNERLFNKYAQCLLEEGDSNCTADGKELKKAIPDALSNECAKCNEKQKAGTKKVLKHLINHKKDTWEQLKAKYDPEGTYSKKYEEREKELHE; this is translated from the exons ATGAAGGCCAGCCTGGTGCTCGTCGCGGCGCTCGCCgtggtcgccgtcgccgccgccgaggAGAAGTTCACCACCAAGTACGACAACGTCGACCTGGACGAGATCCTGGGCAACGAACGCCTCTTCAACAAGTACGCGCAGTGCCTGCTGGAGGAGGGCGATTCCAACTGCACCGCTGACGGCAAGGAGCTCAAGA AAGCCATCCCCGATGCGCTGAGTAACGAGTGTGCCAAGTGCAACGAGAAGCAGAAGGCCGGCACGAAGAAAGTGCTGAAGCACCTCATCAATCACAAGAAAGACACCTGGGAGCAGCTGAAGGCCAAGTACGACCCCGAGGGAACGTACAGCAAGAAGTACGAGGAGCGCGAAAAGGAACTCCACGAGTGA